GTAACTCACTGAGAGTTCAAGGTATCGGCAAAGAGGACCGCTTGGCAGTTCTTTCCGAAAACACTTACAAGTACCTTGAAATCTACTTTGCGGCCGGAAAGCTCGGCATAAGCGTCACTCCGCTCAACTTTCGGCTGGCCGACCCCGAGATCATCCATATCATCAATGATTCTGAGTCCACCGTGCTCTTTGCAGGCGACGGTTATGAAGAGCGAGCCATGCAAATGGCCGGCAGCCTTCCCGGTATCAGGCAATGGATTGCCATGGATAACCGGGCCGCGGGTTTTGACTTTTACGAAGATCTCCTTGCCAGTGCATCCGTAGATGAGCCAGAGAGCGATACGAACGAAGAAGACATGGCGATCCTGATGTATACCGGCGGCACTACCGGTCTTCCCAAGGGAGTCATGATGACCCACCGGGCACTCGTGACCGGATTTATCAGTACTGCATTGACCTTCTCTTTCTCGAAGCAGGACATCACCTGCTTCGTCCTGCCGCTTTTTCATGTCTCCTTCTGGCCCGCCTTCGCCCATTTGCTGGTCGGGGGCAAGGTGGTCATCATGCGGAGGCCCGAGGTCGCGGGAGTTCTCGAGCTGATCCAGGACCAAAGATGCACTCACATCAACGCCGTGCCGACGCTCTACAACTGGATGCTCCAATTGGTCCATCAGGGCGCCTACGATCTTTCCAGCCTCAGGATCATGACCTATGCCGGAAGCCCCTTTCCCCCCGAACTGCTCAAGAAGTGCATTGAGCGGTTTGGTCCCATCTTCATGCAGGCCTATGGCATGACCGAGTGCATCGGGGGTACGAGCTTATCCATGGAAGACCATTGCCTCGAGGGCGAGCGTTCTCGGCTTCTGGCCAGTGCCGGCAGGCCGATTATCGGAGTGGACGTGGCGGTAACCGGAACCGATGACAAGCCGCTTCCGCCCGGCGAAATAGGTGAAATCATCCTTCGCGGCAAGTGCGTCATGAAGGGCTACTGGAAGAACCCCGACCTCACCGCCGAGACGCTGCGGGGCGGTTGGTATCACACGGGCGATATGGGCTACCTGGACAAGGATGGATACCTGTTTCTCGTTGACCGCAAGGCCGACATGATCGTGACTGGGGGGGAAAACGTCTACCCCAAGGAGGTGGAGGACGTTCTCTATCAGCACCCCGCAGTATCGATGGCCGCCGTGGTGTCGGCACCGGATGAAAAGTGGGGCGAGCGGGTTCAGGCGGTGGTGGTGCTCAAACCGGACCAGAAGGTCAATGAAGAGGAACTCATCGCCCACTGCAAGAGCCTGCTGGCAGGGTATAAATGCCCAAAAGCCATAGACTTTCGGGACTCCCTGCCCACAACGGCCGTCGGCAAGATCCTCCGCAAGGACATCAAGAAGACGTTCTGGCAGGGGTATGAACGCACCATCAACTAATGGGGAAATAGCCATGAGTGCAGAATTCAAAAAGGACCCTTTCTTCAAAATAGACCCGGAGCCTCATTTGGTCGGCAATATGGAGCATGTGATCCATTTCCCTGGCGTTCAGATGTGGTGGAGGGCTATTGAGGGGATCCGTCGCCCCCTGCTTTCGGGCATACCGCAGGAGGCTTTGATGGGTATTGAGCCGTGGGAGATGGAGAAAAGTGCGGACCCAGCCAAATTGATCGAGGCGATGGACAAGTACGGAGTGGACGTAGCTTGTCTTTTGCCGGAGTCCATGATGGACACCACGGGCTACACAAGCAGGTGGTGCACCAATGGAGAGATGGCCAAGATCGTCGAGACCCATCCCGACCGGTTCATGTATCAGCCCAACCTCTCGCCGATAAAGCACAAAGGTTTGAAGAACACCATCTGGGAGCTCGAGTATTGGGTCAAGGAAAAGGGAGCCAGGATCTTCAAATACTACCCGCCCGAGGACACCTACATCAACGATGAAGAGCTTTGGCCTTTTTATGCAAAAGCCGAAGAGCTGGGAATCGTGCTCGATATACACACCGGTTTCTCCTGGGTTCCTCCCGGAAAAAGCAAGTACGCTCTTCCCATCTATCTCGATGATGTGGCCAGGGACTTCCCCGAGCTCAAAATCAACGCCTTCCATATGGGCTATCCCTATTGCGACGATCTCAACATGGTGGCCATGGGCCATCCTAACGTACACTTGTGCCTGAGCCTGCTGGTTCCCTGGGCCCTCGGCGCTCCCAGGAAATTTGCCACAATCATTGGAGAAGCCCTGCGGTGGGTTGGACCGGACAGGATTATCTGGGGCACCGATTACGCCGGGTTCGGTGTCCAGATACGCTGTGCCGTCATGGGACTGCAGACCTTCCAGATTCCCGAGGATATGCAGAGGGATTACGGCTATCCGGCTATTACCGATGAGGACAGGGCCAAAATGTTCGGAAGCAACCTCGGGAGGCTTCTGGGAATCGATACATCCAGGAGAAGAGCCGCAGGGGAATGATGAATACGGAATGATGAATGATGAACAAAGGAGAGAAAAATGAGCTTCGATAGACTGTTTGAACCAATCGAGATCGGCGATGTAAAGATCAAGAACCGCATTGCCATGGCCCCCATGAACCCCGGAATGTCGGCTCCCAATGGCTACCACGGCGACGCAAACCTGGCATGGTATGCCATGCGGGCCCGAGGAGGCTTCGGGTTGATCATCACCGAGTGCTGCGTGATGAATCCCTATCGCTGGAACGGCTCGGAGGTATTGAATCCTGCACTCTTTACCGATTACCGCTACTACCGCTATCACAGTGAAACCGTCAAACTGGTGCACCAGTACAACGGCTGCAAAATCTTCATGCAGCTCAGCCCGGGGTGGGGCAGGCAGGGTCACCCGCACGTGCAATCCCCCGACTGCCCCGCTGGCTCTCCATCGGCCATTCCCTATGAAATGGACATGAGGACCTTCACAAAGGGGTGGGAGAAGCAGTTCAAATCGGCCTATCCAAAACTCAAGGAACTGATGCCTGATTTCGACGTCATCCGAAACATGAGCGATGAGGAGTATGAGGCTTTCAAGTCCGCAGGCATGGAGATCCTCATGAAAGCGGCTCCCGACCTGTTCCATCTCATCCATGGGGATACCCCTCGCGAACTGACGATTCCGGAAATAGTCGATCTTGAGGAACGGTTCGCCGTTCAAGCCCTTGCGGCCTTCAAGCTGGGCTACGACGGCGTGGAAGTTCACTCTCCACACGGATACCTGATCCACTCTTTCCTGTCACCACGCTCGAACAGGCGCCACGACCAGTATGGGGGAAGCCTGGAAAACCGCGCACGATTTCTTCTGAACATCATTGAGAAGACCAGGAAGCTCATTGGACCCGACAAGGCTTTTGGGGTCAGGCTCTCAGGCGATGAGCTGATGCCGGGAGGAATCGATCATGAAGAGATGAAGCAGGTGGTCGGCTGGTGTCGGGACGCCGGGGCAAACTTCTTCAATATTTCGCAGGGCTCCTATGAGAATCCCGGAGTGTCCTTTGCTCCTGACGGTGAGAATGACTTCACCCGATGGGCGCCCGGCTTCAAGGAGGCTTCTGGCGGCCTTCCGGTGATCACCCCCAACTTTATTAATCCCGAAGTTGCCGAAAATGCGATCAAAACGGGACATACCGATCTCATCTCCCTGGGGCGTCAGTCCATTGCCGATCCCTTTTGGCCCAGTAAGGTAAAGGAAGACCGCGTGGATGACATTGTCAAATGCATACGATGCCAGCGTTGTTACATGAACCTGATAACGTGCCAGTGGATGGATTGCACAGTGAACCCCACGGCGGGCAGAGAGAAGCTCTACCCCGAGCTCTGGCTCGATACACCCGAGATAGAAAAGAAGATCGGCAGATTCAAGCAAAAGGCGCAGGGCTTGCCCCAAATTTAAGCTCCTGAGCAGAAGTTCTCTGGCATGTGGAACACGAACCAATGGTTCGTGCTGATGCATAGAAGCACGAACGGGAGAAGTGCCACCCGATCACCGCAATACCTCGTCCCCGGCAATTCCCGTTCACCCTTTCTATAGATCAGGGTGAACGGGTTGGGTGGTACATGGCAAGGGCAAGAAAATTTTGCTCTGGTGCTTAACACCCATTGGGGCTGAGTGGCAAGATTCGTCAGCCTGCCCATGGCTATAACCTGATATATCCACAACCATGCAGCGCCGTAGGGTGGTGGAGCGAAGCGCAACCAAACGCAGGCCTTTCCTGATAGTTTACGCTCCACTCAAGTTCCAGGCCGACATGGGTATCCTGCTTTCCTTCATGTTCCTGTGGAATATGCTCGGCACTCTGATCCTTCTGCCGGCCCCTGCTCGATTCATGCTGGTAGTCAAGGAAAAAGCTCCATTAGACTGCCTGACTAAAGATTGGAAGTACTAAAGCTAAGCAACGAGGTACAAATGAATAAATTGCTTTGGAAACCTGCCGAAGAACGTATCAGAAGCACGAATATGCATCAGTTCATGGATTATGTTAAGGATCAATATCAAATCCCTTTGCATAGCTACGATGACCTCTACCGGTGGTCGATAACCGATATCTCGCATTTTTGGGAAGCAGTCTGGAACTATGCGGGTGTTATACACAGCCGTCCCTTTGATCGAGTCGTCGATGATGCTCAAAAGTTGCCCGGTGCCAGGTGGTTTGAGGGTGCACGGCTCAATTTTGCCGAAAACCTGCTCAGATATCGGGATGACCGGCTCGCTCTGAGCTTCAAGGGTGAAACCCATGCCATCGTGAGTATCACCTATGCGGAGCTCTATGATAAGGTCGCTCGCCTTGCCTGTTCTTTGCGCACTGTCGGAATCAAACCTGGCGATCGCATCGCCGGCTTCATGCCGAATATGATTGAAACAGTCATTGCGATGCTGGCCTCAACCAGCATCGGAGCGATATGGTCCTCATGTTCTCCGGATTTCGGTTCCAGCGGTTTGCTTGACCGCTTTGGGCAAATCGGACCACGGATCCTTTTTACCGCCAACGGATACAGTTATGGTGGCAAGAAGTTCGATTCCCTGGCGACTATTGGTGAAATAGCCAAACAGCTGCCGACCGTCGAACACATCATCGTTGTACCCTACACCGATCCCCAACCGGATATTTCCTGTCTTCCCGGCGGAGAACTCTTCGACGATTTTCTCGTTCAGGGAGAAGCTCCTGAACTAGTTTTCGAACAACTGCCTGCGGATCATCCCGTTTACATCATGTACTCTTCGGGAACAACAGGCGTTCCCAAGTGTATTGTGCATGGTGCGGCCGGGACCCTTATCCAGCACCTCAAGGAGTTAAAGCTTCACACCGACGTGAAGCGGGGAGACACCATCTTTTATTACACGACCTGCGGCTGGATGATGTGGAACTGGCTGGTGAATTCTCTTGCCCTGGGTGCCCGCATCCTCCTTTTCGATGGATCTCCTTTCTATCCGGGTCCCGACGTTTTGTGGCAGCTTGCACAGGACGAGAAAGTCTCCATTTTCGGAACGAGTGCCAAGTATCTGGCTGCCATTGAAAAGGC
This region of Desulforhabdus amnigena genomic DNA includes:
- a CDS encoding long-chain-fatty-acid--CoA ligase → MYTLGDIPRCSARSFPTRTAISFEGTSLTYAELNQRVNRLCNSLRVQGIGKEDRLAVLSENTYKYLEIYFAAGKLGISVTPLNFRLADPEIIHIINDSESTVLFAGDGYEERAMQMAGSLPGIRQWIAMDNRAAGFDFYEDLLASASVDEPESDTNEEDMAILMYTGGTTGLPKGVMMTHRALVTGFISTALTFSFSKQDITCFVLPLFHVSFWPAFAHLLVGGKVVIMRRPEVAGVLELIQDQRCTHINAVPTLYNWMLQLVHQGAYDLSSLRIMTYAGSPFPPELLKKCIERFGPIFMQAYGMTECIGGTSLSMEDHCLEGERSRLLASAGRPIIGVDVAVTGTDDKPLPPGEIGEIILRGKCVMKGYWKNPDLTAETLRGGWYHTGDMGYLDKDGYLFLVDRKADMIVTGGENVYPKEVEDVLYQHPAVSMAAVVSAPDEKWGERVQAVVVLKPDQKVNEEELIAHCKSLLAGYKCPKAIDFRDSLPTTAVGKILRKDIKKTFWQGYERTIN
- a CDS encoding amidohydrolase family protein; this translates as MSAEFKKDPFFKIDPEPHLVGNMEHVIHFPGVQMWWRAIEGIRRPLLSGIPQEALMGIEPWEMEKSADPAKLIEAMDKYGVDVACLLPESMMDTTGYTSRWCTNGEMAKIVETHPDRFMYQPNLSPIKHKGLKNTIWELEYWVKEKGARIFKYYPPEDTYINDEELWPFYAKAEELGIVLDIHTGFSWVPPGKSKYALPIYLDDVARDFPELKINAFHMGYPYCDDLNMVAMGHPNVHLCLSLLVPWALGAPRKFATIIGEALRWVGPDRIIWGTDYAGFGVQIRCAVMGLQTFQIPEDMQRDYGYPAITDEDRAKMFGSNLGRLLGIDTSRRRAAGE
- a CDS encoding NADH:flavin oxidoreductase encodes the protein MSFDRLFEPIEIGDVKIKNRIAMAPMNPGMSAPNGYHGDANLAWYAMRARGGFGLIITECCVMNPYRWNGSEVLNPALFTDYRYYRYHSETVKLVHQYNGCKIFMQLSPGWGRQGHPHVQSPDCPAGSPSAIPYEMDMRTFTKGWEKQFKSAYPKLKELMPDFDVIRNMSDEEYEAFKSAGMEILMKAAPDLFHLIHGDTPRELTIPEIVDLEERFAVQALAAFKLGYDGVEVHSPHGYLIHSFLSPRSNRRHDQYGGSLENRARFLLNIIEKTRKLIGPDKAFGVRLSGDELMPGGIDHEEMKQVVGWCRDAGANFFNISQGSYENPGVSFAPDGENDFTRWAPGFKEASGGLPVITPNFINPEVAENAIKTGHTDLISLGRQSIADPFWPSKVKEDRVDDIVKCIRCQRCYMNLITCQWMDCTVNPTAGREKLYPELWLDTPEIEKKIGRFKQKAQGLPQI
- a CDS encoding acetoacetate--CoA ligase, yielding MNKLLWKPAEERIRSTNMHQFMDYVKDQYQIPLHSYDDLYRWSITDISHFWEAVWNYAGVIHSRPFDRVVDDAQKLPGARWFEGARLNFAENLLRYRDDRLALSFKGETHAIVSITYAELYDKVARLACSLRTVGIKPGDRIAGFMPNMIETVIAMLASTSIGAIWSSCSPDFGSSGLLDRFGQIGPRILFTANGYSYGGKKFDSLATIGEIAKQLPTVEHIIVVPYTDPQPDISCLPGGELFDDFLVQGEAPELVFEQLPADHPVYIMYSSGTTGVPKCIVHGAAGTLIQHLKELKLHTDVKRGDTIFYYTTCGWMMWNWLVNSLALGARILLFDGSPFYPGPDVLWQLAQDEKVSIFGTSAKYLAAIEKAGSKPGKTFDLSSLKAVLSTGSPLSVESFEYVYREIKDDIVLSSISGGTDILSCFALGNPMGPVYAGELQCRGLGMKVEAYNDAGKPIIGEKGELVCTAAAPSMPIRFWNDPEGQKYRSAYFESYPGAWSHGDYIEITERGGVIVYGRSDATLNPGGVRIGTAEIYRQVETVPEVLDSLVIGQDWENDVRVILFVKLREGCELDEELLKRIKNTIRENTTPRHVPSKIIAIADIPYTLSGKKVELAVRNVIHGKEVKNRFALANPEALELYNGLQELMS